Proteins co-encoded in one Medicago truncatula cultivar Jemalong A17 chromosome 8, MtrunA17r5.0-ANR, whole genome shotgun sequence genomic window:
- the LOC11410799 gene encoding protein-S-isoprenylcysteine O-methyltransferase, with translation MEAVKVLSHSKTVPFGFSIVSNNVSLRPFNKQCHAGVVNNSNQLHPRPKRVSFQLNNSYGNPFSSLLKQTTKRADLLPLPKCSISNEASIDSSNPVLKYFKNISFDSIKDTVSSNPVLRYFKNISFDSIKDAVLQLTPIDIVKLTGIISVITTATKWTINMLLNPFFWMYVSWTWIYWPWLVAIVLAVYGLYCFWKHMLGEANIFEQLVIVTSTFTWLTLVPPAYFNGYLEGWPLVFFFVYHYFFFFNVSVRNQLYGDYYARRHDPKWDVNLPMWSRLLFSAGIMIGHWLAAFEGPELNLAPGGWSNLGIWALIIPTLLFHYNSTLYLAKYSEKVVVPTSVVQFGPYRLLRHPIYSSTTLLFITYCVALRAPLSLLFIVAVCLLYYKQKAAMEEALMVETFGQSYTEYASKVKYKFVPFIY, from the coding sequence ATGGAGGCTGTCAAAGTTCTTTCACACTCCAAAACTGTACCTTTTGGTTTCTCTATTGTGAGCAACAACGTCTCTCTGAGACCTTTTAACAAACAATGTCATGCTGGTGTAGTTAATAACAGTAATCAACTCCACCCAAGACCTAAGCGCGTTAGTTTTCAATTGAATAACAGCTATGGAAACCCTTTTTCCTCGTTACTTAAACAAACAACAAAGAGGGCTGATTTGTTACCTCTTCCCAAATGCTCAATTTCCAATGAAGCCAGCATAGATTCTAGTAATCCAGTCCTAAAGTActtcaaaaatatatcatttgatTCGATAAAAGATACTGTTTCTAGTAATCCAGTCTTAAGGTActtcaaaaatatatcatttgatTCGATAAAAGATGCTGTTCTGCAGTTGACTCCAATTGATATAGTGAAGTTGACGGGGATAATATCCGTCATAACTACAGCCACGAAATGGACTATTAATATGCTCTTAAATCCTTTCTTCTGGATGTATGTTAGCTGGACTTGGATTTACTGGCCATGGTTGGTGGCTATAGTGCTTGCAGTTTATGGGTTATACTGCTTTTGGAAACACATGCTTGGTGAGGCAAACATATTTGAGCAATTGGTGATCGTCACATCAACTTTTACATGGCTCACCCTTGTTCCACCAGCTTATTTCAATGGCTACCTTGAAGGCTGGcctttggttttcttttttgtatatcattacttctttttcttcaatgttAGTGTCCGGAACCAGTTATATGGAGATTATTATGCTCGCCGTCATGACCCAAAATGGGATGTGAACTTGCCCATGTGGTCTCGCCTTTTGTTCAGTGCAGGAATCATGATTGGCCATTGGCTTGCAGCATTTGAAGGGCCAGAGCTTAACCTCGCACCAGGTGGATGGAGCAATCTTGGAATCTGGGCTTTGATTATTCCAACTCTGCTGTTTCATTATAACTCCACATTGTATCTTGCTAAGTATTCAGAAAAAGTAGTGGTTCCAACTTCTGTTGTGCAATTTGGACCTTATCGCTTGTTGCGCCATCCGATTTATTCTTCAACAACGCTGTTGTTTATAACATATTGTGTTGCACTACGAGCACCCTTGAGTCTGCTATTCATTGTAGCAGTTTGTTTGTTGTATTATAAGCAGAAAGCAGCTATGGAGGAGGCTTTAATGGTTGAGACTTTTGGCCAGAGTTACACCGAATATGCAAGCAAAGTTAAGTACAAGTTTGttccttttatttattag
- the LOC11410800 gene encoding ethylene-responsive transcription factor WRI1 isoform X2 → MKRSPSSSSSSSSIGFENPIQSVKKRGAKNPKKNLNVKSQNLKQKKNQTNGASRRSSIYRGVTRHRWTGRFEAHLWDKTSWNKIQNKKGKQVYLGAYDTEEAAARTYDLAALKYWGKDATLNFPIETYAKEFEEMDKASKEEYLNSLRRQSSGFSRGLSKYRGVARHHHNGRWEARIGRVCGNKYLYLGTYKTQEEAAMAYDMAAIEYRGTNAVTNFDISNYVDRLKKKNEETKQTEPQTTIGIVQYSPPDSKEASEEQTPTTTPSPSQENLVQIVPIQPQVQQHVPPTDQEHTLVNVMDHYFDLDLPWSFVCNGLLEFQDTNMALSKTDQDLIDIFDGSGFVEDIGLMFNIEEPCSGESDCGGLLNGDAGNMLVDEDDFKNEILSLES, encoded by the exons ATGAAGAGGTCTCCATCATCTTCAAGTTCATCATCTTCTATTGGATTTGAGAATCCAATTCAATCAGTGAAAAAAAGAGGTGCTAAGAATCCAAAGAAGAATCTCAATGTCAAGTCACAGAATTTAAAGCAgaagaaaaaccaaacaaatgGTGCTAGTAGAAGAAGCTCTATTTACAGAGGAGTTACAAG ACATAGATGGACCGGAAGGTTTGAAGCTCATCTATGGGATAAGACTTCTTGGAACAAGATTCAGAACAAGAAGGGAAAACAAG TTTATTTGG GTGCTTATGATACTGAAGAAGCAGCAGCTCGTACCTATGATCTTGCAGCACTCAAGTATTGGGGAAAGGATGCAACTTTGAATTTTCCg ATAGAAACTTATGCAAAAGAGTTTGAGGAAATGGACAAAGCATCAAAAGAAGAGTATTTGAACTCTTTGCGGCGGCAAAGCAGTGGTTTTTCTAGAGGACTTTCTAAGTACCGTGGGGTTGCCAG gCATCACCATAATGGTCGGTGGGAAGCTCGTATTGGAAGAGTCTGTGGTAACAAGTACCTCTACTTGGGAACATACA AAACTCAAGAGGAGGCAGCAATGGCATATGATATGGCAGCAATAGAGTATAGAGGAACGAATGCAGTGACAAATTTTGACATAAGCAACTATGTTGAcagattgaagaagaaaaatgaagaaacaaaacaaacagaACCACAAACAACTATAGGAATTGTTCAATATTCTCCTCCTGATTCTAAAGAAGCATCAGAAGAACAAACACCAACAACTACACCATCACCATCACAAGAAAATCTAGTACAAATTGTACCTATTCAGCCACAagttcaacaacatgttcctcCAACTGATCAAGAACACACATTAGTTAATGTTATGGATCATTATTTTGACCTAGACCTACCATGGAGCTTCGTGTGTAATGGATTGTTAGAGTTTCAAGACACAAACATGGCTTTAAGCAAAACTGATCAagatttaattgatatatttgatgGCTCAGGCTTTGTGGAAGACATTGGTTTGATGTTCAACATAGAAGAACCTTGTAGTGGTGAAAGTGATTGTGGAGGATTATTAAATGGAGATGCTGGAAACATGCTTGTGGATGAAGATGATTTCAAGAATGAAATATTATCCTTAGAATCTTAA
- the LOC11410800 gene encoding ethylene-responsive transcription factor WRI1 isoform X1: MKRSPSSSSSSSSIGFENPIQSVKKRGAKNPKKNLNVKSQNLKQKKNQTNGASRRSSIYRGVTRHRWTGRFEAHLWDKTSWNKIQNKKGKQVYLGAYDTEEAAARTYDLAALKYWGKDATLNFPIETYAKEFEEMDKASKEEYLNSLRRQSSGFSRGLSKYRGVARHHHNGRWEARIGRVRGNKYLYLGTYKTQEEAAVAYDMAAIKHRGINAVTNFDISNYMDKLKVEKNDEKEQTEPQSNTEIVANSPDSEEALEEQTTTTPPQEENQLQIEPLPQQFHQQHVPPTSHECAIVNIMDHCFDQDYPWSFMYNGLSEFQDTGSTMSKCGDDDLMNIFDGSSFDDNIEFELMFNTEEPCGGRGESDINISEVLEGIDLCGGLLNGDAGDMVVDEDSNKEKDLLSLDSSSSSPSSSTTTISL; encoded by the exons ATGAAGAGGTCTCCATCATCTTCAAGTTCATCATCTTCTATTGGATTTGAGAATCCAATTCAATCAGTGAAAAAAAGAGGTGCTAAGAATCCAAAGAAGAATCTCAATGTCAAGTCACAGAATTTAAAGCAgaagaaaaaccaaacaaatgGTGCTAGTAGAAGAAGCTCTATTTACAGAGGAGTTACAAG ACATAGATGGACCGGAAGGTTTGAAGCTCATCTATGGGATAAGACTTCTTGGAACAAGATTCAGAACAAGAAGGGAAAACAAG TTTATTTGG GTGCTTATGATACTGAAGAAGCAGCAGCTCGTACCTATGATCTTGCAGCACTCAAGTATTGGGGAAAGGATGCAACTTTGAATTTTCCg ATAGAAACTTATGCAAAAGAGTTTGAGGAAATGGACAAAGCATCAAAAGAAGAGTATTTGAACTCTTTGCGGCGGCAAAGCAGTGGTTTTTCTAGAGGACTTTCTAAGTACCGTGGGGTTGCCAG GCATCACCATAATGGTCGATGGGAAGCTCGTATTGGAAGAGTTCGTGGTAACAAATACCTCTATTTGGGCACATACA AAACTCAAGAGGAGGCAGCAGTGGCTTATGATATGGCAGCAATAAAGCATAGAGGAATCAATGCAGTGACGAATTTTGACATAAGCAACTACATGGACAAATTGAAGGTGgagaaaaatgatgaaaaagaaCAAACAGAACCACAATCAAACACAGAAATTGTTGCTAATTCCCCTGATTCTGAAGAAGCATTGGAAGAACAAACAACAACTACCCCACCTCAAGAAGAAAATCAACTACAAATAGAACCTTTGCCGCaacaatttcaccaacaacatgTTCCTCCAACTAGTCATGAATGCGCAATAGTTAATATTATGGATCATTGTTTTGACCAAGATTATCCATGGAGCTTCATGTATAATGGACTGTCAGAGTTTCAAGACACAGGTTCGACTATGAGCAAATGCGGTGATGATGATTTAATGAATATATTTGATGGCTCAAGCTTTGATGATAACATTGAATTTGAACTTATGTTCAACACGGAAGAACCTTGTGGTGGTCGTGGTGAAAGTGATATTAATATTAGTGAAGTTTTGGAGGGTATTGATCTTTGTGGAGGATTATTAAATGGAGATGCTGGAGACATGGTTGTAGATGAGGATAGTAACAAGGAGAAGGATTTATTATCAttagattcttcttcttcttcaccatcATCTTCAACCACTACAATTTCTTTGTAa
- the LOC11410800 gene encoding ethylene-responsive transcription factor WRI1 isoform X3 has product MKRSPSSSSSSSSIGFENPIQSVKKRGAKNPKKNLNVKSQNLKQKKNQTNGASRRSSIYRGVTRHRWTGRFEAHLWDKTSWNKIQNKKGKQVYLGAYDTEEAAAHTYDLAALKYWGKDATLNFQIETYAKEYEEMEKSSKEEYLASLRRQSSGFSRGISKYRGVARHHHNGRWEARIGRVCGNKYLYLGTYKTQEEAAMAYDMAAIEYRGTNAVTNFDISNYVDRLKKKNEETKQTEPQTTIGIVQYSPPDSKEASEEQTPTTTPSPSQENLVQIVPIQPQVQQHVPPTDQEHTLVNVMDHYFDLDLPWSFVCNGLLEFQDTNMALSKTDQDLIDIFDGSGFVEDIGLMFNIEEPCSGESDCGGLLNGDAGNMLVDEDDFKNEILSLES; this is encoded by the exons ATGAAGAGGTCTCCATCATCTTCAAGTTCATCATCTTCTATTGGATTTGAGAATCCAATTCAATCAGTGAAAAAAAGAGGTGCTAAGAATCCAAAGAAGAATCTCAATGTCAAGTCACAGAATTTAAAGCAgaagaaaaaccaaacaaatgGTGCTAGTAGAAGAAGCTCTATTTACAGAGGAGTTACAAG ACATAGATGGACCGGAAGGTTTGAAGCTCATCTATGGGATAAGACTTCTTGGAACAAGATTCAGAACAAGAAGGGAAAACAAG TTTATTTGG GTGCTTATGATACTGAAGAAGCAGCAGCTCATACTTATGATCTTGCAGCACTTAAGTATTGGGGGAAGGATGCAACCTTGAATTTTCAg ATAGAAACTTATGCAAAAGAGTATGAAGAAATGGAAAAGTCCTCAAAAGAAGAGTATTTGGCCTCATTGAGGCGCCAAAGTAGTGGTTTTTCTAGAGGCATTTCTAAGTACCGTGGGGTTGCTAG gCATCACCATAATGGTCGGTGGGAAGCTCGTATTGGAAGAGTCTGTGGTAACAAGTACCTCTACTTGGGAACATACA AAACTCAAGAGGAGGCAGCAATGGCATATGATATGGCAGCAATAGAGTATAGAGGAACGAATGCAGTGACAAATTTTGACATAAGCAACTATGTTGAcagattgaagaagaaaaatgaagaaacaaaacaaacagaACCACAAACAACTATAGGAATTGTTCAATATTCTCCTCCTGATTCTAAAGAAGCATCAGAAGAACAAACACCAACAACTACACCATCACCATCACAAGAAAATCTAGTACAAATTGTACCTATTCAGCCACAagttcaacaacatgttcctcCAACTGATCAAGAACACACATTAGTTAATGTTATGGATCATTATTTTGACCTAGACCTACCATGGAGCTTCGTGTGTAATGGATTGTTAGAGTTTCAAGACACAAACATGGCTTTAAGCAAAACTGATCAagatttaattgatatatttgatgGCTCAGGCTTTGTGGAAGACATTGGTTTGATGTTCAACATAGAAGAACCTTGTAGTGGTGAAAGTGATTGTGGAGGATTATTAAATGGAGATGCTGGAAACATGCTTGTGGATGAAGATGATTTCAAGAATGAAATATTATCCTTAGAATCTTAA